Proteins encoded together in one Diceros bicornis minor isolate mBicDic1 chromosome 18, mDicBic1.mat.cur, whole genome shotgun sequence window:
- the LOC131417483 gene encoding keratin-associated protein 17-1, whose amino-acid sequence MGCCPGDCFGCCPQEQDCCEVCCCQPACCGCCGSCCGCGSGCGGCGSGCCGSGCCGSGCGSCCGSGCCGPSGCCGPVCCQPTPVCDTK is encoded by the coding sequence ATGGGGTGCTGCCCAGGGGACTGCTTCGGCTGCTGCCCTCAAGAACAAGACTGCTGTGAAGTGTGCTGCTGCCAGCCGGCCTGCTGTGGCTGCTGCGGGTCCTGCTGCGGCTGCGGCTCTGGCTGTGGAGGCTGCGGGAGCGGCTGCTGCGGGTCTGGCTGCTGCGGATCTGGCTGCGGGAGCTGCTGCGGCTCTGGCTGCTGTGGCCCCTCGGGGTGCTGCGGCCCTGTTTGCTGCCAGCCCACGCCTGTCTGCGACACGAAGTGA